A region of the Pseudarthrobacter phenanthrenivorans Sphe3 genome:
CCCTCGTCCAGCTCGGCTCGGTCGCGCTTGGCGCCAGCAGCCTCGTGCGGACCCGCATCCTGACCCTGCGCGGCGCCGAGGTCATGGTGAGCGACGGCGTCATCGCGCCGGACGGATCAACCGCCAGCGACCGCGGCACGCAGGTCAGCGTCCTGCTGGACGTGGAGGTGCAGTTCTGGTTCGACCTGGCCGTGATCCGCGTGCCCGAGGACCGGCCGATCCGCACCCGCTACAAGGCCGTCGGCGTCCGGTCGGAGTGGGGCACCGGCACCGAGGTCGAATACGTGCCGATTCCGGTGTTCGACCCCAACCGTGGCTACGAGCTCGACATCCAGCCCGGCTCCCTCATCGCGAAGCCGCCGCTGGACGAGATCCTGCGCGTGTTCGGCGTGCGCGTCAGCCGCGACAACCCGACCTACCTCGAGGTCGAGGCAGGCATCGACGTCCCGCTGGGCCCCGTGACTGTGGACACCATCCGGGTCCGGGCGAGGCTCGACGCCGTCGAGCTGCCGCAGCTGACCAAGCTCGGCGCCACGCTCGATATCCCCGGAACGGTCCACGGCGCGGGCTCGATCGAGCTCACCGGCGCCGGGTTCAAGGCGGCGTTCGACCTGACCATCGTGCCGCTGAGTATCCGCGCCGCAGCGACCCTCGCGATCGAGACCAAGGCCGGCGTCACCGGCCTCCTGATCGGTGTCGAGGTCGAGTTCCCCGCGCCCCTGCCGCTGGGCAACTCCGGCCTGGCCCTGTACGGGCTGCTCGGCGGGGTCGGCGTCAACTACGCCCGGCTCGAGAACCCGGCGGCGCGGGTCCCGGCACTCGACTGGCTCATGGCGCAGCTTGCCCCGCCGCGCAAGAGCGTGATGCACCCGGACGGTTGGACGCACACGGCCGGCTCCTTCGCCGTCGCGGCCGGATTGCTGCTCGGGACCACCGAGGGCGGGTTCATCCTGCACCTCAAGGGCATCATCCTCATCGAGGTGCCCGGGCCGCGGTTGCTGCTCGTGATGAAGGCGGACGTCCTGAGCCTCCCGCCCGCCCTGGGCTCCGCCCAGGAGGCGACCTTCCTCGCGGTGCTGGACATAGACTTCGGTGCCGGCACGATCACCGTCGGCGTCGTCGCGGACTACTCCATCGAGCGGATCCTCCGCATCCACGTCCCGGTCACTGCATTCTTCGACGCGCGGAACCCAGAGAAGTGGCTCGTTGACCTCGGCTCCTACGACGACCGGGTGACCGTGAAGGTGCTCGACGTGTTCACCGGCACGGGCTACCTCATGGTGCATGGCGACGGCATCGCCATCCCGCCCCTGCCGGCCACGACCGGCTTGTCCGTGGCCACCGGCTTCCACATCCAGGCCGTGCTGATGGGCTCCAAGGCCGCCCGGCTGTACGTCGAGGCGGCGGCGGGGTTCGACGCCGTGCTTGGCTTCGACCCGTTCTTCCTGGCCGGCAAGGTCTACGTCCGGGGCGAGCTGCGGCTGTTCATCGTCTCGATCGGCGTGAGCGCCGAGCTCACGCTCATGGTCGGCACGCGGATCCAGGACGGCGTGCCTCGCGACGACCCGTACCTGCATGGGGAGGTCTGCGGCAGGGTCGACTTCTTCTTCTTCAGCGTCAAGGGCTGCGTCGGGATCACCATCGGGCACGAACCGGATCCGGACCCGCCCGTGCGCGACCTCGTCGCCGGACTGTCCCTCGCCGGGCGGACGCCGGCGCTGCTCGAGGGCACCGCCGGCCGGCCCGCCGACTCGACCGTCGGCCACGCCGCCGGGGTGGACGGTGCCATCGTCCATGGCGAGGTGCCGACCGTGCCGCTTGATGCCGTCCCCGTGCTCAGGTTCCAGGTGGCCCCCGACGCCGAGGGTCTGAGCGTGCTGGGCCAGGCACCGCTCGGCTCGACCGGGGCGGCGGGTCCCGGCGCCTGGCGCCGGATCGGGGAGCGCTGGTGGGCCTACAAGGTCACGGGCGTCACCCTCAGCGGCGCCCTCACCGCGGGCATGACGCCGTCGGTCTGGTGGAGCGCGTCGGCGCCCGGCTCGTCCACTGCCGAGCCGCCGGCGCTGGCCCTGCTGCACTGGCTGCCGACGCCGTTCACCAGCACCGTCACGTATGGCGAGGTGCTGCGCGAGCAGGTCGAGCACCGCTGGGGGACCGTCTGCCGCCCGGCCGCGCCGCCCCAGCCGCAGCTCTGGACCTTCCTGGGTGAGGCGCTCGGGCCCAGCGCGACCGGTTGGCGGCTCGATCCGGTGCTGTGGCCGGACCCCGACGGGCTGCTGCGGACTGCCCCGGCTGGCCGCCGGCTCCGGGTCACTGAACAGTGGCGCACGGGGGACGCCGCAGCGGACCTGCTCGCGGGCGGAGCCCCGGCCGAGGTGGCCGGCGACGCCGTCGCCTGCCCCACCGACCGCACCCCGCCCGAGGACCCGTTCAGCCGCTGGGGCCGGGACAACGGCCCCCTTGACCCGACCACTTGGGCGGGTGCCGGGGCCGCCACCTACGCCGAACTGGCCGAGCTGCTCGCCGCCGGCGCCACCGTCAACGACGTGGCCGGGCATTGGCTCGAGCGCAGCCCCGACCCCGAGGCCGGCCGGCTCAAGGGCTGCGAGGGACGCATCCTCGCCTCGCCCGTGCGCACCGACGGCGAGCCGCTGACCGGCAGCCAGGCCGACCGGGAGCTCGTTGAGCGGGCCCGGCAGGAGGCCGGCTGGCGGCCCGACCCGCTGGCCGACGCCGTCGCGTTCTCGCTCGGGGAGGACCTCGCCGCGTTCGACCTGCTGCTGCTCGTTCCCCGGGAGAAGCACCGGACCCTGCTCGTCGAGGTCCGCTCGGCGGCGGGGGAGGCCCTCGACCGCCGCGAGGTGGACTGGGCGGCGATGGTCGGCCCCGCAAACCCCCTGCCAAAGCGCTGGGTCGCCCACGACGGGCCCTGGGCGGAGCCGGTCGAGCTGGCCGGGCGCATGGCTGCGAAGATCGCCGGGGCCGACCGGGACCGGCCGATGCCCGCCCTGATCCGCTGGGAGGAGCTGCCGGAGGGTGCGGCCGCCGTCGTCGTCGGCTGGGGCGAGGAGCACGGCCAGCAGATCCGCGCCCAGCGCTACTGGGTGGTCGCGGCTGCGGGCCTGAGCCGGGCCGAGGTGCGCCGGTACGAGTACGACGAGACGGTCGTCTCCCGCGACCGGGACGCGCTCGAGACCGGCCTGACGCAGGACCCCTCCGACCACGCCCTGCTCAAGCCGGGGCAGACCTACGACGTCACCGTGGGCTGGACGTACGACGTCGAGACCGGCGACGAGGTCCCGACGCGGACACCGTCCTTCGCCGACGAGCACACGCAGACCTTCCGGTTCGCGACCGCCCCGGCGTCCGAGGTCCCCGCCGACCTGGGGCCGTGGCTGCTCGACACCAACCCGGGGATGGGCGATGCCGGCGTGTTCTGCCGGGAGCCGCTGCGGATCACTCTCGCCACCCAGAACGTGCTCCGGCTGTTCGATGCCTACGACCACAGGCTCGAGGTGACCGTGCTCGCCGCATCGGGCCACCACCCGGTCCCGCCGGGCGGGGGAGTCGCTGGCCAGGCGCTCGTGCTGCCCGTCGAGGCGGTGCTCGCCGCCGGCTCGGTGCTGCAGCCCAAGGCCAACGCCGTCGTGCTCAATCCGTGGGACCGGGCCGTCGGGGAGCTCGTGGACGCCCTCGAGTGCATCGAGGCCGGCAACGTCACCCGGGAGGTTGAAGAGATCGTGCTGGCGTACGAGCTCGAGCCGCTGACCGACTACCTCCTCGATATCCATGCGGTGCCGGCCGGCGGCGCCGGGCCGCGGAAGCGGGTGCACCGGGCGAACTTCACCACCTCCCGCTTTGACGGGCCCGACCATCTGGCCTCGTGGATCGCGCCGGCGCCGATCGACCACCGCCTGGTCCGCGACGCCGCCCCGCTGGCCGGGCTGCCTGACAGGCCGACCGGGCGGGAGTGGGACGACGCCGTGCAGCTGGCCGGGCTGCCCGTCCCGCAGACCCCGTCCGCGCCGGCGGTGCAGGTCTGGTGGTCGGCCGACGCCGTTCCGCAGCCGCTCGCCGTCGTCATCGAGTGCTCCGAGCAGCTCGTGCGGGAGCGCGTCATGCCGGTCCAGCTGAGCTCGCCGCCCGACGGCGTCGACCCCTCGCACGCGTGGTGGGCCGCCCGGCCGGCGACCTGGCTGGACGTGCGGCCGGCCGTGACGCCCCCGGACCCGGGGGCCGCCGCAAGCGTCGGGCGGGTGGTCAGCGGGCCCGGCGGCACCCGGGCGATGGTGTTGCTGGCCGCGGGGCAGCGCGGCCGGCGCCTGACCCTCGAACTGGTGCAGGCCCCAGACCCGCTCGCGGCCGACCCGGGCCGGGCCGTCACGATCGTCGACGTGACCCTGACAGGGGCACCGTGGGAGGTGGAGTTCTGATGCGCGCGCACGACGTGAGGAAGTTCCGGGCCGTGGGCGCACGGCTCGACTGGCTGGACATCGCCCGCCGCATGCTGCGGGCCGGGCACGGCGAGGGGATCGACGACGCGCTGCTGGAGCGGCTCAAGGAGCGCGGCCCGGATACCCGGCTGGCCTGGGGTTGCTCCGCAGACCTGGGCGTGCCACGCGATGCCTTCACGGTGTGGGCCCGGCCGGTGCGGGACCGCCGGCTGCAGGATGCCGGGCTGGTGGGAGTCCCCGTCGACGAGGGGGAGCTGGTCTGGTGGGAGTCCCCGTCGACGAGGGGGAGCTGGTCTGGTGGGGCGGCGAGGAGGCCGCGCACGTGCAGGTCCGGTGCCAGGTGCAGGACCCGGTACGGCCGGTCGCGTTGTTCCTGCTGCGGACCGGACTGGAGCCGGCCGGCGCCGTCGGCACGGCCGCCGTGGCGTCTGCCGGCAGCCCCACCGTGACGCTTACCGCCAGCGCGGGTGCGGCCACCCACGCCGTCCTGGTCAACGCGCACGCCCTCGCGGTGCGGATCCAGCCCGTGCAGGAGGTGGTCGCCGCCGACGACTGGCAGCCGCTCGAGCGCGTTGGCCTGCCGGTCGACGGCCACGAGCTCGGCGAGTACGTTCCCGACGAGCAGGGCCTCCTCGTCGCGCCGGCCGCCCCGCCGAAGGCCGCCGCCCAGCGCATCGACCGGGCAGGGGTGCCGCTCGGCTGGTACCCCGTGACTGAGACCGGCCGGGCCGCCCCGCCGTGGAAGCCGTCGGACCCCGACGGGCTGGTCGAGGAGACCCGCAAGTTCCTCCTGCCCGAGCTGCGGCCGCTCTACGCGTCCGGGACAGCCGAGACGGATCAGCACGCGCTCGAGGACCGGCGCGCCGTCGACCCTCCCTCCCGCGCCGACGGCACCGCCGCCGACCAGCCCGCGACCGCCCGGCTCAAGCCGCTCGCCCTCCTGCTGCTGGCCGCGGGTACCGACCCGGCGGCGAACCTCGCGACGGGTTTCGGCACCGCCTACCGGGCCGCCGACCTGGCGCAGCTTATGCCCGACCGGCAGGGCGAGCTCGAGTACCTGGTCACCGGGCACTACCGGCGCTCTCTCCTCGGGGACGGCGTCGAGGTAGCGGCGTACGTCCCGCCGGTGCAGCGGCACGAGGTGGTACCGCCGGTCGTGGACCTGCAGGCTGCGCGGGCGGCGCTGCTGCCGCCCGCGCTCCCCGACGGGCCGTTCCGCGAGGCGATTGAGGTCAGCTGGCGGCCGGGCCCGCGGCTGGCGACGATGACCGGGCCGGTGGCGCATGCCTTCGCCGGCTGGCGTCACGGCGCGGGGTCTGCCGAGGACCTGATCCCGGAGCGGCTGCTCGGCGGGTCCCAGCCGCGGGCCATTCCCCGTCCCGACGCCGACGGCACCACCCTGGCCGGCGCGGACCGGCCGAAAGTGGTTCAGGGCGACCAGGAGCTGCCGGTCGACGGGTCGATCGACCGGGGGTACGGGGTCGCGCAGTGCGACATCTTCGGCGTCTGGTCGCGCTGGGAGGACGTGGAGCTGACCACCTCCTCGCCAGGTGTGGCGCCGCCGCGGCTCGCGCACCTGGAGCTCGTGGCCACGTACGCGGGATCCCCGGTCTGCCCCTCGATGCTGACCGTGAACCTGGCCACGGAGTGGACGCAGCGCACGCCCGCGGCGATCGAGCTGCGCGCGCTGTTCTACCCGATGCCCACCGGCGCCACGCCGCCCCCGTTCGGGGCGCCGCCGACGCTGCCCCCGCCGGCGCCCAACCTCGGGCTGGCCAGCACCCTCACGTTCACCGGCGACGCGGCCACGGCGTCTGCGGGGACCGTGGTGCCGCTGCGCGAGGACGGCTCGGTCGCGCCGGGCTGGGGCGCCCCGGAGCAGGGCGGCGAGGCGCGCTCCTACCGACTCATGGTGCCCGGGCCCGGCCTGGACTTCGGGGCGGTCTCGCGCTGGGGAGTCCAGGTCTGGGCCCGGCAGACCGCGCCGGGCATCGCCGCCCCCAGCGTCTGGGTGCCCGTGCCCGGACAACCCGCCACGGCCGTCGCGGGCAGCCCCGTCCCCGCCGTGCCGACGCCCCCGCCGCTGCCGCCCGGGGTGCCGATGGGCAGCACCCCGGATGCGCAGGGCGTGTCCCACGTGAAGGTGGGCTGGTCAGGACTGGCTGGCCCGCACGTGGACCGGGTCGTCGTCTGGGAAGCCTCGGAGACCACGCTGCGCCAGCGGCTCGCGCCCGGCAGTCCGCCGGAGCGGACACTCCCGCTCGGCGTCCGGCTCCAGCAGCTGTGGAACCTGTACGACGCCGCGCCCGCCGCCCAGCGCCCCCTCGGCTTCCGCCGGGCCGCCGAGGTGCCCGCCGTCCCCGCCGCCGCCGACCTGGCCCTTGCCCGGGGGAGCGAGGACATCCACCTGTTCCTCGTCACTGCCGTCACCACCACAGGGGTCGAGTCGCCCTGGCCGGCCGGGGGAGTCGGCCTGCCCGCGCACGCCCACCTGCAAGCGGTGGCCGCGCCGCGGCTGCGGCGGCCCGCCATCCCGCTCATCCGGCCTGCCGTCCAGCCCGACGGCAGCCTCACCGTGGCAATTGAGGCGGCCTCGCCGATCCCAGTCACCGCCTTCGAAGTGTTCGCGACGCGGTCCGAGCTCGCGGCTCGCGACCACCTGACCATGGGGCCGCCGCTGGCCCACGTGCCGGCCAGTGCCGCATTCGACCCGGTGACGGCGGATCCGCGGCTGGACCCGATCACCCGCCAGCGGGTCTGGACCGCAGAGTGGTCCGGCGACCTGCCGCCCTCCTGGGAGCCGTGGCATCTGCGGGCCGTCGCCGTGCCGGAGCGCACGGTGCCCGTCTCCGCGGTCCGCGGCCTGGTGTCGCCGGCCTCGGACGTAGTCGCCGCCGTCGTCCTGCCCCCGGCGGCGCCGCAGCTCGACCCGCTGGTCGCGGAGGTGGTGGGGGCCGACCATACCGGGCTTCTGGTTAGGACGGCGACCACCGCCGCGGACCGGGTGGTGCCTGCCGGGTCGCATACGGTCCAGGTGACGCTGGGCGCGGTCACCGGTCCGGTCCAGCCGCTCGAGGCGACCGCGCGGGTGGCGGACGAGTCTTCCCCGCCCGACACCACCGCCGGCCCCGTCGTGCAGCGGCTGCCGCGCGCGGCCGGGCGCACGCCGCTGTTGGTCTGGGGCCGCCGCGGCGACCCGTCGGTGCCGGTCCAGGCAACCGTGCGCGTGGCCGACCCGTTTGGGCGGGTCGCGGAGCAAACTCTGCTCATCCCCGGCTGGGTCGAGCCGCGGCCCGATCTGACCCTGAAGATCATTGACGTGGTGCGAATTGCCGGTCGCGGCTATGTTGCGAGCCTGCTGACCAGTGCCGATGCCGCGACCGAACCGCGCCACGTCCTCACGGTCGTCGCTACACTGCCCGGCAGCATCCCGCCGGACCCCATCAGGCGCCGTCCCTTGCGCGGCTCCTGGAAGCTTCCGGACATTCCGACACGGCGGTCCCCTGTGCCACCACGGGGCGCAGAGATCATGGCCGTGCGGTCGAGGGACCCGCAGGGGACAGCGATCGGTCTGTGGATACCCGCTGGACGGATCGTCCGCCTTACCGCAGCCATCACCCACCCCACGGAAGGAGAGGTGAACGATAGCTGGCACCCCGCCTGACAGATCCCTCGGAGGGGCAGGGTTTCTGGAGGCCGGAAGTCCATTCCGGGGGGCGACGAGAATCAGGCAAAGGCCTTATTCACGGTCCATGAGTCTTCATACAGGTGCAGCTTCGTGATCCTGTTGGCCTCGACGTGGAAATGCATGGCGACGGGTGTTTCAAATGCCCGTCCCGTTGATGCTGAGCTGTTGGCGATGGTTGCCAGGACCACGGCATCGCTGCCGTCCACCAGGATCGAATGCACAACCGCCGAACCTGGGCCGGCAAACTGCCCCCACATGGTACGGAAGTAGTCGGCCACCTGTGGTTTTTCGGTGCGGGCTCCAATCCAGGGGAGAGCGGGGTTTCCGGGGACGTTCCAGTCGACGATGTCACTAAAGAGGCTGGCAATAGCGTCGGCATCCTGCCCACCCACTTTCTGGAGGAAGGTCGTGACCAGGGACTGGGTTACTTCGCGATTTTGTTCCATTTAGTCAAATATAGGAGTTTTGGACTAACCTGTCAAGAACGCTTAGGGTGTAGCGCATGGGCAGGCCACGGAAATTCCAGGAGCGGGACGTCATTACGCTGGCGGGGGAGGCCTTTTCCTCCAACGGATACGGTGGAACCACCATGGACGACCTGGTGCGTGCTACCGGGATCGGTAAACAAAGCCTGTACAACGCCTTCGAGGGAAAGCGCGAGCTGTTCCTGCGTGCGCTGAAATCCGATGCGGCCGACGCGGTGGCAGCAGTTGATCAAGCCCTCGGATCAAATGAAGCAACTCCCTTGGAGCGGATCCGTGCCCACCTGCTCAAGTTGGCCATCACTTTCAGTGCCGGCAGCAGCAGACAGGTGCTGTTCCTGAAGGCAACGGTGGAACTCGCCGACCGCGACACCGAGGTGGCGCGGTCCGCCCTGGAGGCTTTCCACGAGTTACGGAGGATTTACCGAAACTGCCTAGCGGACGCCCAGGAGAGCGGCGAACTGGCGGAATCCGCTGACCTGGACGGTTTGGCTTCCTTCTTCCTGGCCGTGACCCGCGGCATGGAAGTCATTGGCCAGGCTGGAGTCCCGCGGGCGGAGTTGACCACTATCGCAATGACGGCACTGGACAACGTGATCGCGGCAAACGGACCAAAGTAACTCGCGCGTTCGGTGGTTTATGGGGCCGGAGTAGTGCTCAAGTTCCGGGCGTAGCCGGGATCCAAAGAAGAAACTTAACGCCAACACGGAAGCGGAACTATCCACAATGAGCCCCGGCAATTTCTTACTCACGACTGAAGTCGTACCTTTCGACGACGGCCGCGCCGTCGAGCTGCGTGGCGCCCTCAGCACCGAGCTGCTGGCCCGTTACGCCACCAAGGAATTTCCCCGCCTTTCTTCGGTGTCGCGTGCCGCCCTGGACGTTCCCCCGGAGCAAATCCTTGCCACCGTTCTGGTGCTCAATCCGGAAGGAACCGCGCTGGGCCACGCTTCGCTGAGGCGCCTTGGGGACGAGTTCGAAGTCAAACGAGTCATCGTCCTGCCCGAAGCCCGGGGCAAGGGTGCGGCCACCGTCCTCATGTCCGCCGTGGAAAGGCTCGCCGTCGAAGCGGGCGCCAGTCGGCTCATCCTGCAGACCGGAGACAAACAGCCAGAAGCCGTGGAACTGTACCGAAAGCTCGGCTATACCCCTATCCCGATATACCCGCCATATGACACAGCCATCCCCTTCTCAAGCTGCTTCGCGAAGACATTGCGGAGCTGAATGAGGGCCGGGACGACATTGGCAGGGCGATTGCATCATCCGCGATGAATTTGCGTGTTCCCGTGGATCTGGATCGCAGTTTGGACCAGCGAGCTGCGGTTTCTCTAGCGGTTTTCGCCAGGCCTGTCGCTGCCGGGAGGGCGGCATCCTTACTTCACAGGGCCGAAACCTGCGGCAGCGTAGATTAGGTCGATGACCTTCATGTTGGAAACGCTATCGGGGCCCTCAGTGAGCAACTCCTGGCCTGACTGAAGACCAAGGACAATGGCCTCCAGTTGATGGTCGTAGGTCTCAAGGCCTCGTACCGTCCAGATGCGGTCCAGCCCGTTATGGCTCAGGGTGATGGAGTGCCCCCTGGAAGGAAAGACCAGATTCTTGACGACGAGTGTCCCTTGAGTGCCGACCACTTCGAGGGATGAGTTCAGGTGCCCGGGCTCTTCCAGCATCGCGGATGTGATGAGCGCTGTTGCTCCCGAGGGAAACTGGAGGTCCGCTGCCACGCTGAGGTCCGCGCCAAGGGGATTAAGCGACCCGCTCGCCCGGACTACGGTTGGTTCCTCGCCCATGAATGCCCGCACCCAGTGAACCGGGTAGCAGCCGAGGTCCATCAGCGATCCGCCTCCCAGCCTCGGATCGTGCCGCAGAGACGCCGGATCGAACGGGTTCGAGCTTGAAAAGTCTGCGCTCAGTGTCAAAATCTCCCCGAGCTCGCCGGAGGCCTTGACGGCATCGAGTTCCGCGCTGAGAGGGTGGTAGCGGTCATGAAAGGCCTCGATGAGGCGGTGCCCAGTCGACTGCGCCGCTTCCAGCATTTGCGCAGCCTCGTCCGCATTCATGGCGAAGGGTTTCTCGCAGAGCACATGCTTTCCTGCTTCCAAAGCGGCGATCGACCACCTGGCGTGCTCGGAAGGTGGCAACGCGTTGTAGACCAAATCAACGTCGGGGTCGGACATCAACGCTGAGTAATCGCCGTAGAAACGGTCAATCCGATGGCGCTCCGCGAACTGTTGGGCAGACGCTATTCGGCGCGAGGCTACCGCAACGACCTCGACGTCGGTTCGCCGCCTGGCGGGCCGGATGACGGCCGCAGGCGCGATACCCGCGGCACCCAAAATTCCGATTCTTAACACTGCATGTCTCCTTGCCGCGGCGCCGGAACGCGCAGTTTATTCGCATTGACCTTTACGAGTATCCCTTTCATGTGGGCGGGCGCCAACCGGACGCGGTGGAGCGCGGGGCATTGACCCCACGGCATCACGCATATATAGTTCAGGCAGTAAACTAAACCGGGAACTACCGGGACCCCCGACTGCAAGGACGCATCATGACTCTCTCCCCTACACCGGCTGATAAGTTCACTTTTGGATTGTGGACCGTTGGCTGGACCGGTGCTGACCCGTTCGGTGTCGCCACGCGCGCGGCCCTGGACCCTGTTGAGGCGGTCCACCGCCTGGCCGAGCTGGGTGCGTACGGCATCACGTTCCATGACAACGACCTGGTCCCGTTCGAGGCCACGGCCTCGGAGCGGGAGCTGATCCTGAAGAACTTCAAGGCAGCCCTGGCCGAGACCGGCCTGAAGGTGCCCATGGTGACCACCAACCTGTTCAGCCACCCGGTGTTCAAGGACGGCGGCTTCACCTCCAACGACCGTTCCATCCGCCGGTTCGCCCTGTCCAAGGTGCTGCGCAACATCGATTCGGCCGCCGAGTTCGGTGCTGAGACTTTTGTGATGTGGGGCGGGCGTGAAGGCAGCGAATACGACGGGTCCAAGGACCTCGCCGCGGCCCTGGACCGGATGAAGGAAGGCGTGGACACCGCCGCGGCCTACATCAAGGACAAGGGCTACAACCTGCGCATCGCCCTGGAGCCCAAGCCGAACGAGCCCCGCGGTGACATCTTCCTGCCCACCGTGGGCCACGGCCTGGCGTTCATCGCCCAGCTCGAACACGGCGACATCGTGGGCCTGAACCCCGAAACCGGGCACGAGCAGATGGCCGGGCTGAACTTCACCCACGGCATCGCCCAGGCCCTGTGGGCCGGCAAGCTCTTCCACATCGACCTCAACGGCCAGCGCGGCATCAAGTACGACCAGGACCTCGTCTTCGGCCACGGCGACCTGACCAGCGCGTTCTTCACCGTGGACCTGCTCGAAAACGGCTTCCCCAACGGCGGCCCCCGCTACGACGGGCCGCGCCACTTCGACTACAAGCCCTCCCGCACCGACGGCTACGACGGCGTCTGGGAATCAGCCAAAGCAAACATGGCCACCTACCTGCTCCTGAAAGAACGCGCCCTGGCCTTCCGCGCAGACCCCGAAGTCCAGGCAGCCCTGGCCACCTCCGGCGTCGGCGAACTCGGCGAACCCACCCTCGCCGCCGGCGAAACCACCACCGACCTGCTCGCGGACACCACCGCGTTCGAAGACTTCGACGCCAACAAAGCAGCCGAACGCTCCTTCGCCTTCGTCCGCCTCAACCAACTCGCCATCGAACACCTCCTCGGTGCCCGCTGACCCTCCGTAACGCACGACCCCCATGGGACAGCGCCGCCGGAGTCAGTAGCACTCCGGCGGCGCCCACCCCTCAAGGCAGGGGATGATCGGCTAGGCAGGAGGCCCCGCCGATGGCAGGGCAGTATCGGTGGTCGGCTGGAACCAGTTGAGGTGCCTCATACCCAGCCTTCCCTGTGCCAAACCCGAACAACCACCCAGGAGACATCATGAAGGTCCTTATCACCGGCGCTCATGGAAAGGTCGGTCGTGCCGCTACCCAGGCGATGATCGACGCCGGGCACGAAGTGCTCACCACCGATCTGACTCGTCCCGGCTTTGAACGCAAGCCTGAAGGCACACCGAAGTACATGATGGCCGACCTCACCGACGCAGGGGAAGCGTACTCCGTCGTCAAGGGAGTGGACGCCGTCGTACACGTCGCTGCGATCCCGGAACCCACTGGTCATCCGCCTCACGTCGTCTTCCAGACCAATCTCATGGCGACCTTCAACGTGCTTGAGGCCGCCATTCGATTTGGCGTGAAACGCTTCGTTTACATCTCCAGTGAGACTGTCCCCGGGTTCTTCTTCCCCGAGCGCGATTTCCTCCCTGACTACGCACCGGTGGACGAGGAACACCCGATCCGGCCACAGGATCCCTACGCGCTCTCCAAGCACTTTGGCGAGCAGCTTATGGACGCCGCAATCGCCCGCTCCGACATCCGCTGCATTTCCATCCGGCCGAGCTGGGTCCAGTTCGAAGGCAACTTCGAGACAAACCTCGGGCCGCAGGTCCGTGACGCGTCAGTCCTGAGCCCCAATCTATGGAGCTACGTCGATGTCTATGACCTCGCCGACGCCATCGTCCTGGCCACCGAGTCAGACCTGCCCGGACATGAGGTTTTCTACATCGCTTCCCC
Encoded here:
- a CDS encoding TetR/AcrR family transcriptional regulator; this translates as MGRPRKFQERDVITLAGEAFSSNGYGGTTMDDLVRATGIGKQSLYNAFEGKRELFLRALKSDAADAVAAVDQALGSNEATPLERIRAHLLKLAITFSAGSSRQVLFLKATVELADRDTEVARSALEAFHELRRIYRNCLADAQESGELAESADLDGLASFFLAVTRGMEVIGQAGVPRAELTTIAMTALDNVIAANGPK
- a CDS encoding DUF6603 domain-containing protein, translated to MSLWDDLPSDVRNTGALDPLENALRAIDTAGLPPREITDVDGTWSVRSVAVDVPQLAGVSVDPATGRWGGAGSSTPIELTGTQATIAYGRHLTGPGGTEDGGWHLDLDVPGIRLLVPYLRGAMLDTRGQLVFDPANPQVRFILPRIVIRTMQLAGATVGTRLRSASTSGNPVDDIYSFIRMTPGHALIGPGNTVGFAFRTAELDLSALADPPGLPPGARAVPGEWQGLHLPEVRLFVAPDGLEGLAVSAGVRDLWIGIGVHDGVTGAFSAEVVNRGGSPTVLARFISPAGRHIAAVAGGAVEAPDQSVFLVDASGGLAPHTIRIQVVGGPTVAGDRLPVTVPAAGTVELRVTVTDAGGNSHGPASFRALRPAAGEGAAPALANPAALRLLTPERGRMVIVSQTAADVTVRLGPDVPADWAWPGGNSTGTRATVPVMAGSTAAVSGTPTQPADARPTTLDCYFRFNHPFPSETTDAWWRNPSNTGSAPASGQTAAPAGQAFTDLARSRQADIGATPLVVDGYASYEGNDTPTKRTSNLELSRRRLDAAVEILRDLGYTATAGTPHGHADARDHTPLNPPEAAPAETSGEWWLARARAAAPPAPETVRAELSRPAASQPPGQRDPQPPDTGRPDCFRRLGVEVELIRTTFVRLEIWGEFDVQTAIEASLDEGGQPPLGGRGANPGDGLCAFRVRLRLATDRESWQVFGEFRALEADLDGLWEGRHTDAGIDAGSLNVLGALAVMGTLAAGAADLSPAAGTLVQLGSVALGASSLVRTRILTLRGAEVMVSDGVIAPDGSTASDRGTQVSVLLDVEVQFWFDLAVIRVPEDRPIRTRYKAVGVRSEWGTGTEVEYVPIPVFDPNRGYELDIQPGSLIAKPPLDEILRVFGVRVSRDNPTYLEVEAGIDVPLGPVTVDTIRVRARLDAVELPQLTKLGATLDIPGTVHGAGSIELTGAGFKAAFDLTIVPLSIRAAATLAIETKAGVTGLLIGVEVEFPAPLPLGNSGLALYGLLGGVGVNYARLENPAARVPALDWLMAQLAPPRKSVMHPDGWTHTAGSFAVAAGLLLGTTEGGFILHLKGIILIEVPGPRLLLVMKADVLSLPPALGSAQEATFLAVLDIDFGAGTITVGVVADYSIERILRIHVPVTAFFDARNPEKWLVDLGSYDDRVTVKVLDVFTGTGYLMVHGDGIAIPPLPATTGLSVATGFHIQAVLMGSKAARLYVEAAAGFDAVLGFDPFFLAGKVYVRGELRLFIVSIGVSAELTLMVGTRIQDGVPRDDPYLHGEVCGRVDFFFFSVKGCVGITIGHEPDPDPPVRDLVAGLSLAGRTPALLEGTAGRPADSTVGHAAGVDGAIVHGEVPTVPLDAVPVLRFQVAPDAEGLSVLGQAPLGSTGAAGPGAWRRIGERWWAYKVTGVTLSGALTAGMTPSVWWSASAPGSSTAEPPALALLHWLPTPFTSTVTYGEVLREQVEHRWGTVCRPAAPPQPQLWTFLGEALGPSATGWRLDPVLWPDPDGLLRTAPAGRRLRVTEQWRTGDAAADLLAGGAPAEVAGDAVACPTDRTPPEDPFSRWGRDNGPLDPTTWAGAGAATYAELAELLAAGATVNDVAGHWLERSPDPEAGRLKGCEGRILASPVRTDGEPLTGSQADRELVERARQEAGWRPDPLADAVAFSLGEDLAAFDLLLLVPREKHRTLLVEVRSAAGEALDRREVDWAAMVGPANPLPKRWVAHDGPWAEPVELAGRMAAKIAGADRDRPMPALIRWEELPEGAAAVVVGWGEEHGQQIRAQRYWVVAAAGLSRAEVRRYEYDETVVSRDRDALETGLTQDPSDHALLKPGQTYDVTVGWTYDVETGDEVPTRTPSFADEHTQTFRFATAPASEVPADLGPWLLDTNPGMGDAGVFCREPLRITLATQNVLRLFDAYDHRLEVTVLAASGHHPVPPGGGVAGQALVLPVEAVLAAGSVLQPKANAVVLNPWDRAVGELVDALECIEAGNVTREVEEIVLAYELEPLTDYLLDIHAVPAGGAGPRKRVHRANFTTSRFDGPDHLASWIAPAPIDHRLVRDAAPLAGLPDRPTGREWDDAVQLAGLPVPQTPSAPAVQVWWSADAVPQPLAVVIECSEQLVRERVMPVQLSSPPDGVDPSHAWWAARPATWLDVRPAVTPPDPGAAASVGRVVSGPGGTRAMVLLAAGQRGRRLTLELVQAPDPLAADPGRAVTIVDVTLTGAPWEVEF
- a CDS encoding nuclear transport factor 2 family protein: MEQNREVTQSLVTTFLQKVGGQDADAIASLFSDIVDWNVPGNPALPWIGARTEKPQVADYFRTMWGQFAGPGSAVVHSILVDGSDAVVLATIANSSASTGRAFETPVAMHFHVEANRITKLHLYEDSWTVNKAFA